In Bradyrhizobium guangdongense, the sequence ACATCCAGGTCGTCCACGCCTTGCCGCGCGATCCCAGCGGCAAGCCGCGTACCGAGATCCTGCAACTGGTCGCCATGAACCAGCTCGACCTGATCGAGCCGATGATGAAGAACGACCAGGACCGCGCCTTCCTCAAGGACATCCTTGAGCAACGCAAGAACCTGCGCGATCGCTTCAACTTCGAGGCGGACCTGCCCACCGGTTAGACCGCGGGTACGCTGCGCCTTGAAGCGTCCACAATGCCGGTGGAGAAGCCGGAATCACATGATTTGGGGATCAATGACTCGCTGGGGGACCATGGGGCGCCGGGTGGCCTTGCTGATTGCGCCTGTCCTGCTGCTGGGAGCCACGCCTGTGATGGCCGCGGACTTCCCAGCCGAACAGATCTCGAGCTTCCGCCTCAAGCATGGTGAGGGTCGCGTCGTGCGCGACGCAACCCTCGATCGCATCGCGATGGACCAAGCCCGCGCGATGGCGGCAAAGGACGATCTCAGCCACGACGCGCTCGGCCCGTTCAACAAGCGCGTCGCACCGTCAGGCGCAGGCCGCGCCGCCGAGAACATTGCCTACGGCTACGACAATTTCGAGAAGACGCTGGGACAGTGGATCGACTCCTCCGGGCACCGCAAGAACCTGCTGCTGCACAATGCCTCGCGCGTCGGCATCGCGAGCGCGAAGAACGCCAGCGGCAAGCGCACCTATTGGGCCATGGTGATCGCCGGCGATTACGAGCCGAAGCCGGGCAAGGGCAAAGGCAAGAAGGACAGCGAGCCGGTGGTCGCCGTGAAACGCGAGGTCACGCCTGCCAGCAGGCCCAAAGCCGCCAATTGCCACGTCAAGCTGCTCGGCCTCTGTATCTAGAGTGGGACTGTTCGGCGCTTGCTCGCCTTGTTCGGCGCGTCTAATCCATACCAGGATCGCGAGAGGGAGAAGCGCACTTGATCGATATCGACCAAATCCGCGCCGACACGCCTGCCGTCTCCCGGCTCGCCTATCTCCACAACGCCGGCGCGGCCCTCATGCCGACGGCCGTTGTCGGCGCAGTGAAGCAGCATATCGATCTGGAGGCCGAAATCGGAGGCTATGCCGCTGCCGATCGTGTGTCCGATCGGCTTGACGCGATCTACGGCTCGGTGGCGCGGCTGCTGAACGCCGCGGCGGAAGAAATCGCGCTTACCGAGAACGCCACAGTTGCATGGCAAATGGCCTTCTACGCTCTGCCGTTTCTCCCCGGCGACCGGATCCTGACGGCCGAGGCGGAATACGCCGCCAATTATGTCGCGTTTCTTCAGGTCGCCAGGCGCACAGGCGCGGTCATCGAGATCGTGCCGAGCGACGCCAGCGGCGAGCTCGACGTCGCCGCGCTCGAGCGGATGATCGACGACCACGTGAAGCTGATCGCGATCACCTGGGTGCCGACCAATGGCGGGCTGGTCAATCCCGCAGCTGCTGTCGGCAAAATCGCCCGCGCATACGGCATTCCCTATTTGCTCGATGCATGCCAGGCGGTCGGCCACATGCAGGTCGACGTCGAAGCGATTGGCTGCGACATGCTGTCGGCCACAGGCCGCAAATTCCTCAGAGGTCCGCGCGGCACCGGCTTCCTCTACGTCCGCAAGGCGCTGCTGCAGCAGCTCGAGCCGCCGATGATCGACCATTTTGCGGCGCCCTGGGTCTCGCGGGACCGCTATCAGCTCCGCGATGACGCCCGCCGCTTCGAGACCTGGGAGAACAATTACGCGGCCCGGCTCGGCTTGGGCGCCGCTGTCGACTATGCCCTCGCGATCGGCCTCGGCCCGATCGAGCAGCGCTGCCGCCTGCTGGCGGGTCGCCTTCGCACTGGCCTTGCGGCTATCGGTGGGGTCACCATTCGCGATCTCGGCCGCACGCCAGGCGCGATCGTCAGCTTCACGGTGGCTGGCTACGAGGCCGACACGGTCGTCAGCGGCGCCGCTACGGCCGGCATCACCATTGGCGCATCACATCCGTCGAGCACGCGGATCGACGCCGAAGTCCGTGCGCTGCCGGTAATCGTGCGGGCGTCGCCGCACTACTACAACACGGAAGCCGAGATCGATCGGCTGATCGCCCATATCGCGGGTCTGGCGCGGCGTTAGCGCGGCTTCAGGTGCAGCGCGCGCTCAATCCCGACGCGCCGAGCTTGGCCATGACCTCGTCGAGATGGGCGCTGTCGCGGGTCTCGATGACGAGCTGCAACAACGTCGCCTTCGCCGGCAAGTCCGAGAAGGTCCGCTGATGCGAGACCTCGATGATGTTGGCGCCGGCTTCCGCCAGCAGCGCCGCGACCGCGGCCAACTGGCCGGGTCTGTCAGGAATGTCGAGCGAGAGCTGCGTCAGCCGCCCCTTGCGCGCGAGCTCGCGTGTCAGCACCGAAGCGATCAGCCTGGTGTCGATGTTGCCGCCGCTCAGGACCAGACCGACCTTCTCGCCGGCAAAGCGCGAAGGATCGGACATGATCGCCGCAAGACCTGCCGCGCCCGCCCCCTCTACCACCGTCTTCTCGATCGAGATCAAGGTTGAAACCGCGCGCTCAAGCTCGGCTTCGTTGACGAGCGCAATGTCGTCGACGAGGCGGCGGACGATTTCCGTGGTGATCTTGCCCGGGGATTTGACAGCGATGCCTTCGGCGAGCGTGTCGCCACGCGCCGGCAGATTGCCGTCATGGATGGCATTGTACATCGAGGGGTAGAGCCAGGCCTCCACGCCGAGGATCCGCAGCGACGGCTTGATCGATTTCGCGGCAATGGCAATGCCGCTGATCAGGCCGCCGCCGCCGATCGGAACCACCAGCGTATCGAGCTCCGGCACCGCCTTGAGGATCTCCAGCCCGACCGTCCCCTGTCCCGCAATGACCAGCGGATCGTCATAGGGATGGACGAAGATCATGCCGCGAGATTCGCCATGACTCCGCGCAAACGCGGCCGCCTCCTCCAGCGTTGCGCCAGTCACGATCACCTCGGCTCCATGATGCCTGGTGTTCTCGACTTTCACCATTGGCGTGCCCACGGGCATCACGATGGTGGCGGGAATGCCGAGGCGCTTGGCATGATAGGCGACGCCCTGCGCGTGATTGCCCGCGGACATGGCGATCACGCCGCGCGTGCGCTCCTCCGGAGTCAGCGCGGTGAGCCGGTTCAGCGCCCCGCGCTCCTTGAATGAGGATGTAAACTGGAGGTTTTCGAATTTGAGCCAGAGGTCACAGCCGCAAATATTGCTTAGGGTCCGGCTGTAGCTACAGGGCGTCTCGACAACAGCACCGCGGATGATCTCGGCGGCTGCATCAATGTCACCGGATGCGACCGGAAGGCCGCTCAGATCGGGGATTGCGGTTGGGGATATCTCAGCCATGGGACAGCATAGAGCATTTGCGCGGCCCGGGCGATAAGCCAGCCGCTATTTGGTAAATTCCCGCGATCGTGAAGCCCGCCACAGCGTCCACAGCGTGCGCAGCCGCGACGGCGGCTGCAATGCAAAGGGATTGCGCCCCCGATGCGACAGCCGATCGAGATCAGCCCGCGTCTGGCTCAACGGCAGGAACGCCGGCCGCACGGACGGCGGCACCTGCGACAGCAGCGACAAGGCTGTCGCCAGATGCTGCCGGGCTTCGGCGATAAGCTGGTTCAGCACGGCGTGGAGATTGGGCGTCTCCTTGCCCGCGAACACATCCTCCATGGTGCAGCCATGGCTGGCCAAGACCTGCTGCGGCAGGAACAACTGCCGGTGGGACGAGTCCCGCGGCAGGTTGGCAATCACCTGGGCGATGCCTTGCGCCAGCCCGGTGTGCCGCGCCAAGTGTTCGGCCGCATCCGAAGCATCACCCATGATCCGCGCCGCGAGCGCGAACAGCGCCGAAGAGGTGGCGGCCAGATAGCCTTCCAGCGCGGCCATGGTCGGCATCGGGTCGTTGTAGAGATCGAACTGATGCTCGTCGACCAGCAGAGACAACGGCTCGACCGGCAGGTCAAAATCGCGGATCGCGCGCAGGAGCTCTGCCGCCACCGGATTGCCCTCAGCGCTGCCGTGGACGACGCCCGAGAACAGATCGGTCCACCACTGAAAACGAATCTCGCCCGGCAAGGGCTGGCTCACCTGATCGCGGACGCGGACGATCTCGACATTGAAGGCGTAGAGCGCCAGCAGCGCGCGGCGCTCGGCAGCGGGGACGAACAGGGTCGCGACATAGCGCGGAAAGTCGTGGCTGCGCACGAGGTCAGCGCAGAATGTCGTGGCGTCGGGCGGCGTCGCAGCGCCGCTCATGGCACGGCAATCAGCGCAGCCGCAACGCGCCGTCGTTCGCCGATCATGATGTTGTAGGTGCGCACGGCGGGGCCGGTCTGCATGGTGTCCAGCACCACCCTCACCGCCTTGAGCGCCTGACGCAGCTCGGGCGGCGGCAGCCAGACGTCAGTTCCGGTCCCGACCAGCAGCGTGTCGATGCTGTTGGCGGCCGCAAAAACCCGCTCCAGGGAATAGCGATCGATCTTTGCCGGATCCGTCACATCCCAAGCCCAGATCGCATCGGGCAGACACAGCAGCGAGCCCCGGTGCGACATGCCGGCAAACGCGAAGCCGCCTTTGCCATAGGCCTCGATCGGCGCCGAGCGCGGGAAATGGGGAGCGTTGGGATTGCCGGCCATGAGCTCCATCCGAATGAGCCTGCTACCCTCGCAAACTCCTGCGAGGGCATGCGGTTCGGATCATGCCTTGCTTTTCTTCGCCGGCGTAGCCTCTTCCTTCGCATCTTCGCGATGCTCGCCGACACCGAGATAGATCAGGATCGGCGCCGCGATGAAGATCGAAGTGTAGGTGCCGACCAGCACCACGCCGAACATCATGACGGCCGTGAAGCTGTGGATGGCATGACCGCCGAACAGCAATAGCGCCAGCAACGCAAGCGTCACCGTCAAGTGGGTGATGATCGAGCGCGACAGCGTCGAGTTGATGGACTCGTTGAGCAGCTGCGGCATCGGCATCTTCTTGTAGCGCCGCAGCATTTCACGGATGCGGTCATAGATGACAACGGTGTCGTTGAGCGAATAGCCCAGAATGGTCAGAAGCGCCGCGATGCTGGTCAGGTCGAAATCGACCTGGCTGATCGACATGAAGCCGATGGTCAGCACGATGTCGTGCACGTTGGCGATCATGGCGCCGAGCGCGAACTGCCATTCGAACCGGAACCAGAGGTAGACCAGGATCGCAACGATCGCCAGCATCAGGCCGGCCATGCCCCAGCCCAGCAGTTCGCCGGAGACGCGTGGGCCCACCACCTCGACGCGGCGATACTCCACGGACTCGCCGAGGGCACCGCGAACCTTGTCCACGGCTTCCTGCTGCGCCTTGTCGCCGCCCGGCTGCTCGGCAACACGTAGCAGCACGTCGGCGGCACTGCCGAATTGCTGCAGCTGGACTTCGCCCAAGCCGAGGCTGCCAAGGGTCGTGCGCATCTGCGCAAGATCGGCGGTGCCCGACTTGGCCCGCACCTCCATCAAGGTGCCACCCTTGAAGTCGATGCCGAAGTTCAGGCCGTGGGTGAAGAACAGCGTGATGGCGACGATCGACAGCGCGGCCGAGATCGGAAAGCTGATGCGGCGGAAGCGCGTGAAGTCGAAATGCGTATTGTCCGGGACGATGCGCAGCGACGGCAGGACGCCAAGCACGCTGACCACGGTCAGCACTGCAATCAGGACGCCGAGAGAAATGAGAACGATTTGAGTAGTGGTCACAGTCGGCCTCGAATGATCAAATCGGCACAGTCTTCGGCCGCTTCCACTGTACCCACCAGGCCACGATCAGTCGGGTCATGGTGAAGGCGGTGAACACAGTGGTGATGATGCCGATGCCGAGCGTGACTGCGAAACCGCGCACCGGTCCGGTACCGATCATGAACAGGACGGCGGCGGCAATGAAGGTCGTGATGTTGGAATCGAGAATGGTCGCAAGCGCCCGCTTGAAGCCTGCATCGATCGCCGAGATCGGGCTTCTCCCGCCGCGCAGCTCCTCGCGGATGCGCTCATAGATCAGCACGTTGGAGTCGACCGCGATGCCGACGGTGAGCACGATGCCGGCGATGCCGGGGAGCGTCAGCGTGGCACTGAGCAGCGATAACAGGCCGAAAATCATCGCGACGTTGATGGTCACCGCGATATTGGCGAACACGCCGAACAGCCGGTACGTCACCAGCATGAACACGACGACCATGATCGAGCCGACATAGGCGGCGAGCTCGCCCTTCTCGATCGAGTCCTGGCCGAGCCCCGGACCGACGGTGCGTTCCTCGACCACCGTGAGCGGCGCAGGCAGCGCGCCGGCGCGCAAGAGGATCGCGAGGTCGTTGGCCGACTGCACGGTGAAGCTGCCGGAGATCTGGCCCTGACCGCCGGTGATCGGCTCGCGAATGACCGGCGCGGAGATCACCTTGTTGTCGAGGATGATCGCGAAGGGCACCCCGACATTCTCCTGCGTGGCCTGCGCGAACTTGCGGGAGCCCGAGCTATTGAACTTGAAGCTGACGACAGGCTCATTGGTGCGCTGGTCGAAGGTCGCCTGGGCGTCAGTCAGATCGCTGCCCGCAACCAGCACCTGCTTTTTGACCACATAGCCGGGCGGCGGCGGCGTAGCGGCCGGCAGGAATTCGGTGTCCGGGGGCAATCCGCCCTGCTGCGCCTGGTCCAGCGGCACCGAGGGATCGACCATGCGGAATTCCATCTTCGCGGTCTTGCCCAACAGCTCCTTCAAATGGGTGGGGTCCTGCAAACCCGGCACCTGCACCAGGATACGGTCGTTACCCTGGCGCTGGATGATGGGCTCGACGGTACCGAGTTCATTGACACGCTTCTCGACGATCTGGATCGACTGCTCGATGGTCTTGCGCAAACGCTCGATCATCGCCGCCTCGGGAATGCTGAGACGGATCAATCCGCCACCGGCATCGGCGACTTCAAGGTCGCGCTGGCCGCCGGACCCCATCAGGCCGCCAATCGGCTGCGCCAGCTCACGCAACTTGGCGAGCGCCGGCTGGGCATCCGCGTCCCTGATGCGCACCTCGACAGCATCGCCCTTGGTTACGATACCAGTGTAACCGATCCTGGCCTCGCGCAGCACGCGCCGGACGTCGTCGCGGATCTGGTCGAGTCTTTCCTTCTTCACATAGTTGGAGTCGACCTCAAGCTGCAGAGACGAGCCGCCCTGCAAGTCGAGGCCGAGCACGAGCCGGCGCTGCGCCCAAGCGGGCCAGGTCTTGACCTGCGCCTCGGGGAAGAAGTTCGGGACCGCACAGAGGCACACGATCAGCGCCGTCAGGATGATCCCGAGC encodes:
- a CDS encoding aminotransferase class V-fold PLP-dependent enzyme; translated protein: MIDIDQIRADTPAVSRLAYLHNAGAALMPTAVVGAVKQHIDLEAEIGGYAAADRVSDRLDAIYGSVARLLNAAAEEIALTENATVAWQMAFYALPFLPGDRILTAEAEYAANYVAFLQVARRTGAVIEIVPSDASGELDVAALERMIDDHVKLIAITWVPTNGGLVNPAAAVGKIARAYGIPYLLDACQAVGHMQVDVEAIGCDMLSATGRKFLRGPRGTGFLYVRKALLQQLEPPMIDHFAAPWVSRDRYQLRDDARRFETWENNYAARLGLGAAVDYALAIGLGPIEQRCRLLAGRLRTGLAAIGGVTIRDLGRTPGAIVSFTVAGYEADTVVSGAATAGITIGASHPSSTRIDAEVRALPVIVRASPHYYNTEAEIDRLIAHIAGLARR
- a CDS encoding CAP domain-containing protein, whose protein sequence is MTRWGTMGRRVALLIAPVLLLGATPVMAADFPAEQISSFRLKHGEGRVVRDATLDRIAMDQARAMAAKDDLSHDALGPFNKRVAPSGAGRAAENIAYGYDNFEKTLGQWIDSSGHRKNLLLHNASRVGIASAKNASGKRTYWAMVIAGDYEPKPGKGKGKKDSEPVVAVKREVTPASRPKAANCHVKLLGLCI
- a CDS encoding Mth938-like domain-containing protein, with amino-acid sequence MAGNPNAPHFPRSAPIEAYGKGGFAFAGMSHRGSLLCLPDAIWAWDVTDPAKIDRYSLERVFAAANSIDTLLVGTGTDVWLPPPELRQALKAVRVVLDTMQTGPAVRTYNIMIGERRRVAAALIAVP
- the secD gene encoding protein translocase subunit SecD produces the protein MLYFTRWKALGIILTALIVCLCAVPNFFPEAQVKTWPAWAQRRLVLGLDLQGGSSLQLEVDSNYVKKERLDQIRDDVRRVLREARIGYTGIVTKGDAVEVRIRDADAQPALAKLRELAQPIGGLMGSGGQRDLEVADAGGGLIRLSIPEAAMIERLRKTIEQSIQIVEKRVNELGTVEPIIQRQGNDRILVQVPGLQDPTHLKELLGKTAKMEFRMVDPSVPLDQAQQGGLPPDTEFLPAATPPPPGYVVKKQVLVAGSDLTDAQATFDQRTNEPVVSFKFNSSGSRKFAQATQENVGVPFAIILDNKVISAPVIREPITGGQGQISGSFTVQSANDLAILLRAGALPAPLTVVEERTVGPGLGQDSIEKGELAAYVGSIMVVVFMLVTYRLFGVFANIAVTINVAMIFGLLSLLSATLTLPGIAGIVLTVGIAVDSNVLIYERIREELRGGRSPISAIDAGFKRALATILDSNITTFIAAAVLFMIGTGPVRGFAVTLGIGIITTVFTAFTMTRLIVAWWVQWKRPKTVPI
- a CDS encoding phytoene/squalene synthase family protein, which codes for MSGAATPPDATTFCADLVRSHDFPRYVATLFVPAAERRALLALYAFNVEIVRVRDQVSQPLPGEIRFQWWTDLFSGVVHGSAEGNPVAAELLRAIRDFDLPVEPLSLLVDEHQFDLYNDPMPTMAALEGYLAATSSALFALAARIMGDASDAAEHLARHTGLAQGIAQVIANLPRDSSHRQLFLPQQVLASHGCTMEDVFAGKETPNLHAVLNQLIAEARQHLATALSLLSQVPPSVRPAFLPLSQTRADLDRLSHRGRNPFALQPPSRLRTLWTLWRASRSREFTK
- a CDS encoding threonine ammonia-lyase, whose translation is MAEISPTAIPDLSGLPVASGDIDAAAEIIRGAVVETPCSYSRTLSNICGCDLWLKFENLQFTSSFKERGALNRLTALTPEERTRGVIAMSAGNHAQGVAYHAKRLGIPATIVMPVGTPMVKVENTRHHGAEVIVTGATLEEAAAFARSHGESRGMIFVHPYDDPLVIAGQGTVGLEILKAVPELDTLVVPIGGGGLISGIAIAAKSIKPSLRILGVEAWLYPSMYNAIHDGNLPARGDTLAEGIAVKSPGKITTEIVRRLVDDIALVNEAELERAVSTLISIEKTVVEGAGAAGLAAIMSDPSRFAGEKVGLVLSGGNIDTRLIASVLTRELARKGRLTQLSLDIPDRPGQLAAVAALLAEAGANIIEVSHQRTFSDLPAKATLLQLVIETRDSAHLDEVMAKLGASGLSARCT
- the secF gene encoding protein translocase subunit SecF: MTTTQIVLISLGVLIAVLTVVSVLGVLPSLRIVPDNTHFDFTRFRRISFPISAALSIVAITLFFTHGLNFGIDFKGGTLMEVRAKSGTADLAQMRTTLGSLGLGEVQLQQFGSAADVLLRVAEQPGGDKAQQEAVDKVRGALGESVEYRRVEVVGPRVSGELLGWGMAGLMLAIVAILVYLWFRFEWQFALGAMIANVHDIVLTIGFMSISQVDFDLTSIAALLTILGYSLNDTVVIYDRIREMLRRYKKMPMPQLLNESINSTLSRSIITHLTVTLALLALLLFGGHAIHSFTAVMMFGVVLVGTYTSIFIAAPILIYLGVGEHREDAKEEATPAKKSKA